In Numenius arquata chromosome 3, bNumArq3.hap1.1, whole genome shotgun sequence, one genomic interval encodes:
- the LOC141462885 gene encoding hyccin 2 isoform X3 — protein MLGSERGVVEEWLSEFKALPETQISSYAATLHRKKPLVPALYKVIQDPNNELLEPVCHQLFELYRSSEVRLKRFTLQFLPELIWVYLRLTASRDRQSNGCIEALLLGIYNLEIADKDGNNKVLSFTIPSLSKPSIYHEPSTIGSMALTEGALCQHDLIRVVYSDLHPQRETFTAQNRFEVLSFLMLCYNSAIVYMPASSYQSLCRMGSRLCVSGFPRQHEKRWKEHCGRVVLDPDFMVQLLTGVYYAIYNGQWDLGQEVLEDIIYRAQLELYSQPLLVANAMKNSLPFDAPDSSQEGQKVLKVEVTPTVPRISRTAITTASIRRHRWRREDTEGVNGREESVNLNDADEGFSSGASLSSQPVGTKPQSSVSQKGSLRKTASGRSAKDKETSSAAKSNDSPRDSVARKQYMHQSTDLGADIIEMTPTKKHLSLPAGQVVPKANSLSLIRTASASSSKLFDYVNGSQAGSSVGAGTDGVTNLAAGNTNRFSTISLQEDRLGQAGEGKDLLPPGAPLTKQSRSPSFNMQLISQV, from the exons ATGCTGGGATCAGAACGAGGTGTCGTGGAAGAATGGCTGTCAGAATTCAAG gcaTTACCTGAAACACAAATTTCCAGCTATGCAGCTACATTGCACCGAAAAAAACCACTGGTACCAGCTCTTTATAAGGTCATTCAAGACCCAAATAATGAG CTCCTGGAGCCTGTTTGCCACCAGCTCTTTGAACTTTATCGTAGTTCTGAAGTTCGACTCAAGAGATTCACCCTGCAATTTTTACCAGAGTTGATCTGGGTATATCTGCGTCTTACTGCCAGCAGGGACAGGCAAAGTAATGGTTGCATTGAAGCATTGCTGCTTGGCATTTACAACTTG gaAATTGCTGACAAAGATGGAAACAACAAAGTTTTATCTTTCACCATCCCTTCATTATCTAAACCCTCAATATATCATGAG CCCTCTACTATTGGATCCATGGCTTTAACTGAAGGAGCTCTATGTCAGCACGATCTCATCAGGGTAGTTTACAGTGATCTTCATCCTCAAAGAGAAACCTTCACAGCACAAAACCG GTTTGAGGTGCTGAGCTTTCTTATGCTGTGCTACAATTCTGCTATTGTCTATATGCCTGCCTCTTCTTACCAATCACTTTGTAGGATGGGTTCCAG GCTGTGTGTGAGTGGATTTCCACGGCAGCATGAGAAACGCTGGAAAGAACACTGTGGTAGAGTGGTGTTAGACCCTGATTTCATGGTGCAGCTCCTCACAGGTGTCTATTACGCCAT aTATAATGGTCAGTGGGATCTTGGCCAGGAGGTATTGGAGGACATAATTTACAGAGCACAGCTTGAACTCTACTCACAGCCTCTGCTG GTTGCAAATGCCATGAAGAATTCACTGCCCTTTGATGCTCCTGATTCATCACAAGAAGGCCAGAAGGTACTGAAAGTAGAAGTTACTCCGACAGTGCCGAGGATTTCTCGGACTGCCATTACAACAGCTTCCATCCGTCGGCAtcgctggaggagagaag atACTGAAGGTGTAAATGGAAGAGAGGAATCTGTGAACCTTAATGATGCTGATGAAGGATTTTCATCAGGAGCTTCCCTCAGCAGCCAGCCAGTTGGGACCAAACCTCAATCATCAGTATCCCAGAAGGGCAGCCTAAGGAAAACAGCAAGTGGGCGTTCTGCTAAGGATAAAGAAACCTCTTCTGCAGCAAAATCCAATGACAGCCCTCGAGATTCAGTAGCTCGGAAGCAGTACATGCACCAATCCACTGACCTTGGTGCAGACATAATTGAGATGACACCTACTAAAAAACACCTCAGCCTGCCTGCTGGGCAGGTGGTGCCAAAAGCCAACAGTTTGAGCCTGATCAGGACCGCCAGTGCTTCCTCCAGTAAATTGTTTGACTATGTGAATGGCAGTCAAGCAGGCTCCAGTGTTGGAGCTGGTACAGATGGTGTTACCAATCTAGCAGCTGGCAACACCAATCGGTTTTCAACTATCAGCCTACAAGAGGACCGACTAGGGCAAGCTGGGGAAGGTAAAGATCTCCTTCCCCCAGGAGCTCCCCTAACCAAGCAGTCTCGATCTCCAAGTTTCAATATGCAGCTGATATCCCAGGTGTAA
- the LOC141462885 gene encoding hyccin 2 isoform X2: MLGSERGVVEEWLSEFKALPETQISSYAATLHRKKPLVPALYKVIQDPNNELLEPVCHQLFELYRSSEVRLKRFTLQFLPELIWVYLRLTASRDRQSNGCIEALLLGIYNLEIADKDGNNKVLSFTIPSLSKPSIYHEPSTIGSMALTEGALCQHDLIRVVYSDLHPQRETFTAQNRFEVLSFLMLCYNSAIVYMPASSYQSLCRMGSRLCVSGFPRQHEKRWKEHCGRVVLDPDFMVQLLTGVYYAIYNGQWDLGQEVLEDIIYRAQLELYSQPLLVANAMKNSLPFDAPDSSQEGQKVLKVEVTPTVPRISRTAITTASIRRHRWRREDGFDFSNEADSSIPGSPIQHGSTDLGIKREQEGEVLMRRTPEHGFPEPTLAAATTEDTEGVNGREESVNLNDADEGFSSGASLSSQPVGTKPQSSVSQKGSLRKTASGRSAKDKETSSAAKSNDSPRDSVARKQYMHQSTDLGADIIEMTPTKKHLSLPAGQVVPKANSLSLIRTASASSSKLFDYVNGSQAGSSVGAGTDGVTNLAAGNTNRFSTISLQEDRLGQAGEGKDLLPPGAPLTKQSRSPSFNMQLISQV; this comes from the exons ATGCTGGGATCAGAACGAGGTGTCGTGGAAGAATGGCTGTCAGAATTCAAG gcaTTACCTGAAACACAAATTTCCAGCTATGCAGCTACATTGCACCGAAAAAAACCACTGGTACCAGCTCTTTATAAGGTCATTCAAGACCCAAATAATGAG CTCCTGGAGCCTGTTTGCCACCAGCTCTTTGAACTTTATCGTAGTTCTGAAGTTCGACTCAAGAGATTCACCCTGCAATTTTTACCAGAGTTGATCTGGGTATATCTGCGTCTTACTGCCAGCAGGGACAGGCAAAGTAATGGTTGCATTGAAGCATTGCTGCTTGGCATTTACAACTTG gaAATTGCTGACAAAGATGGAAACAACAAAGTTTTATCTTTCACCATCCCTTCATTATCTAAACCCTCAATATATCATGAG CCCTCTACTATTGGATCCATGGCTTTAACTGAAGGAGCTCTATGTCAGCACGATCTCATCAGGGTAGTTTACAGTGATCTTCATCCTCAAAGAGAAACCTTCACAGCACAAAACCG GTTTGAGGTGCTGAGCTTTCTTATGCTGTGCTACAATTCTGCTATTGTCTATATGCCTGCCTCTTCTTACCAATCACTTTGTAGGATGGGTTCCAG GCTGTGTGTGAGTGGATTTCCACGGCAGCATGAGAAACGCTGGAAAGAACACTGTGGTAGAGTGGTGTTAGACCCTGATTTCATGGTGCAGCTCCTCACAGGTGTCTATTACGCCAT aTATAATGGTCAGTGGGATCTTGGCCAGGAGGTATTGGAGGACATAATTTACAGAGCACAGCTTGAACTCTACTCACAGCCTCTGCTG GTTGCAAATGCCATGAAGAATTCACTGCCCTTTGATGCTCCTGATTCATCACAAGAAGGCCAGAAGGTACTGAAAGTAGAAGTTACTCCGACAGTGCCGAGGATTTCTCGGACTGCCATTACAACAGCTTCCATCCGTCGGCAtcgctggaggagagaag ATGGCTTTGACTTCTCAAACGAGGCTGACTCAAGCATACCTGGCTCACCGATCCAACACGGCTCCACAGACCTAGGGATCAAACGTGAGCaagagggggaggtgctgatgcGCAGGACCCCTGAGCATGGCTTCCCGGAGCCCACCTTGGCAGCAGCCACAACAGAGG atACTGAAGGTGTAAATGGAAGAGAGGAATCTGTGAACCTTAATGATGCTGATGAAGGATTTTCATCAGGAGCTTCCCTCAGCAGCCAGCCAGTTGGGACCAAACCTCAATCATCAGTATCCCAGAAGGGCAGCCTAAGGAAAACAGCAAGTGGGCGTTCTGCTAAGGATAAAGAAACCTCTTCTGCAGCAAAATCCAATGACAGCCCTCGAGATTCAGTAGCTCGGAAGCAGTACATGCACCAATCCACTGACCTTGGTGCAGACATAATTGAGATGACACCTACTAAAAAACACCTCAGCCTGCCTGCTGGGCAGGTGGTGCCAAAAGCCAACAGTTTGAGCCTGATCAGGACCGCCAGTGCTTCCTCCAGTAAATTGTTTGACTATGTGAATGGCAGTCAAGCAGGCTCCAGTGTTGGAGCTGGTACAGATGGTGTTACCAATCTAGCAGCTGGCAACACCAATCGGTTTTCAACTATCAGCCTACAAGAGGACCGACTAGGGCAAGCTGGGGAAGGTAAAGATCTCCTTCCCCCAGGAGCTCCCCTAACCAAGCAGTCTCGATCTCCAAGTTTCAATATGCAGCTGATATCCCAGGTGTAA